From the genome of Brassica oleracea var. oleracea cultivar TO1000 chromosome C4, BOL, whole genome shotgun sequence:
CAACACTACCAACTCCTTGCATGTCACTTCTGTGGTTCCGGAGTGTGCAATGTGCATAGGCCTTACTCAAAGTTGGCCTGTAACTTATTTATGGAAGGCCTAGTGTCTGTATATGCCCATTCTGCTGGATGCCAACAGAAAACTTTATGACTTAGGATGGATCCGTTAAGCAGATCATATTTCACATCCTAGTTAGTTTTATGAAATTTTACATAAGACAAACTTGAACCCAAGAAAAAAGACACATTTTTAATCCACATTAAGAAGATATCCTTATTTAGTTGTTAGCTGATAAAACTGAAACTGAATCCAAACAAAACAAAAACTTAATCAAACTGTATGGAATTAATCTATATGATTTTTTTTTGTCTTTTATGAGATTAGTAGTTGTTTTTATACAAAACAGAAAGAACTCAAACTAAAAACTGGAATCAACACGTATAATAACGTATGCACAGTCTCTTCCTAATTACAACTGTATAAATTAGACATTTTAGATTTAATTAACAATCTCTTGTTTGTGCATGCATGACAGCGTATGTTTAAGGAATCGCTTAAATTTTTTACTGTATTGAAAATGAACAGCTGCCATATTGTAAAAAATAAATATACATATCCAACAGAGTGGTTGTAAAAAAAAAAAAAAAAAACAGAGTGGTTGTATTACTCAATACTACCTAAACGAAAAACAAACAAGTACAGTGAATCCAGAATGGTTCAGGTATCCTAAGCTAGTAGTGAGCTGTAAATGTATATTACAGTTTACTTATATAAATAAAACCTTAATTTTGTTTAAACGTAAAAAAAAAGAACAAAACCTTCATTAAAAAATAACGACAAAAAGACCAAACAGGAGTTCGAGTTCTCCACCGCCTGAATTTCTTTCTGTATCTTTTGTCATTTCTCCTCTAGTCTAATTAACCCCGAACGCTCCGGAGCAAGGGAGAAAATGGCCGGGCAAGGTGGGTATGGATCCGGGTCGGGTCAGAGAACCTACGTGGTTGACCGGAGGACAGAAATCGTGAGCGGTAAAGGCTACGGCGTTGGAGGAAGTAATCAGATCTACGGGACTCAAGATTTTCCTCCGTCTTTGCAGACTCCGCCGGGGGAAGTGGCGGCGCGTAGGAGCAATGCATCGTCGACGAGGCCGTCTTGGGGTGTAAACGATGCAGAGATGAAGAGGAAGAAGAGAATCGCGAGGTATAAAGCATATACGGTGGAAGGAAAAGTTAAATCGACTTTCAAGAATGGATTCCGATGGATTAAGAATAAGTGTCGTCAGATTGTTCATGGTTTTTGACTTTGCTTTGTATTCATTTTTTTTTCTCGGCGAGTTTTGTTGAAGGCTGCCTCTCCCCTCCGTGCATGCGGTGGTGGTTGCCGGCTTTTTAAGAATATGAATAGTGTTGCTCTGTTTTGCGTTCTGATATGGGACTTTAATTTGATTTTACGGTATATGTTATCACATGCATTATGCATTTCGAGTACTGTTTACTCTTTCATTAAGCTTCTGGAAATCGTTTTCACAAACTGAACTATGTGTTATAATCAAGACGAGGTAGGAATTTTTTTTTTCCCTCAGCTGTCCATTTAAATTAGATCAAGTGGTTATACGAGCTGATTTCTCCCAGGATGTCTGATTTATTGATTTATATGAGAAAAATATAGTTTCTGATTTTTCGCTTTTTCGTCCTACTATTTCTACTCCTAAGAATACATGACGGACTATTTCTACTCCGAAAAAATACGAACCAACTACAAGGTAGGAATTAGGGATGGAGAGACTGAATATTCAAAATTTGCAGAGGAAAAAATGTTTTATTTTGTTTTTGATGTGCCAGGCTTATAATTTGTGTCGGATGAGGCTGGGCCATTTTTGTTGAAAACTAGTCTCCTTCGGTTGAAAAAGGCCTTTAAATAACTTGTTCTTTTTTGAACATATACAAAAATTACAGTGAACATTTGAGATTACATTGGATATTGGATTTGATTGATAACCACAATAACAAAACTTCCAAGAGCACATGT
Proteins encoded in this window:
- the LOC106340644 gene encoding uncharacterized protein LOC106340644 is translated as MAGQGGYGSGSGQRTYVVDRRTEIVSGKGYGVGGSNQIYGTQDFPPSLQTPPGEVAARRSNASSTRPSWGVNDAEMKRKKRIARYKAYTVEGKVKSTFKNGFRWIKNKCRQIVHGF